In Helianthus annuus cultivar XRQ/B chromosome 9, HanXRQr2.0-SUNRISE, whole genome shotgun sequence, the following are encoded in one genomic region:
- the LOC118482301 gene encoding putative germin-like protein 2-3 gives MYIATDHSPLQDFCVADLNGQVLVNGVACKNPGSVKASDFHFRGLHMMANTTNPLGSGVTPVTVTQLPGLNTFGISMARIDYAPWGINPPHTHPRATEILVVLEGSLEVGFVTSNIENRHISKVLHKGDVFVFPVNLIHYQKNAGKTNAVAIVALSSQNPGVIPVANAVFGSNPDISNDVLAKAFQTSDDVISNIRFKF, from the exons ccACAGACCATAGTCCCCTTCAAGATTTCTGTGTCGCGGACTTGAACGGTCAAG TTTTGGTGAATGGTGTTGCTTGCAAAAACCCTGGTTCGGTTAAAGCGAGCGACTTCCACTTCAGGGGGCTACACATGATGGCAAACACCACGAACCCACTCGGGTCCGGGGTGACACCAGTAACCGTGACACAGTTACCAGGACTCAACACTTTCGGAATCTCAATGGCCCGTATTGACTATGCACCATGGGGGATCAACCCGCCTCACACGCATCCCCGTGCTACTGAAATCTTGGTCGTCTTGGAAGGCAGTCTCGAGGTCGGGTTTGTCACATCAAACATCGAAAACCGTCACATTTCGAAGGTATTACATAAAGGTGATGTTTTTGTTTTTCCCGTAAACCTCATACATTATCAAAAAAACGCTGGAAAAACAAACGCAGTCGCGATTGTGGCGTTGAGTAGCCAAAACCCGGGGGTGATCCCAGTTGCAAATGCGGTTTTTGGTTCGAACCCGGATATATCGAATGATGTTCTTGCCAAGGCCTTCCAAACTAGTGATGATGTTATCAGTAACATCCGGTTCAAGTTTTAG